One window of Microcoleus vaginatus PCC 9802 genomic DNA carries:
- a CDS encoding threonine synthase: MIEAYRPYLPVTETTPVVTLQEGNTPLIPAPAIASLIGRDVRVLVKYDGLNPTGSFKDRGMTMAISKAKEAGAEAVICASTGNTSAAAAAYARRGGMRAFVLIPEGYVALGKLAQALLYGAEVISIGGNFDRALEIVREMAVNYPVTLVNSVNPYRLEGQKTGAFEVVDALGDAPDWLCIPVGNAGNITAYWMGFCQYHQAKKCSRLPQMMGFQAAGAAPLVTGEPVAHPDTLATAIRIGNPASWKQAIAASEASRGGFAAVTDAEILDAYRLLASQEGIFCEPASAASVAGLLKVKDQVPTGATVVCVLTGNGLKDPDTAINHSNNLFKSGIDPTLDAVAGAMGF, from the coding sequence TTGATCGAAGCTTATCGCCCCTACCTGCCGGTGACGGAAACCACACCGGTAGTGACCCTCCAAGAAGGCAATACTCCCCTGATTCCAGCACCTGCGATCGCCTCTCTCATCGGTCGAGACGTGCGCGTCCTAGTGAAATACGACGGCCTCAACCCCACTGGTAGTTTCAAAGACCGGGGGATGACAATGGCGATTTCGAAGGCGAAGGAAGCTGGTGCCGAGGCAGTAATTTGCGCCAGTACCGGCAATACTTCGGCCGCCGCCGCCGCCTACGCCCGACGCGGGGGGATGCGAGCTTTCGTGTTGATTCCCGAGGGTTATGTGGCTTTGGGCAAGTTGGCGCAAGCTTTGCTTTACGGTGCGGAAGTCATTTCGATTGGCGGAAATTTCGATCGAGCCTTAGAAATTGTCCGCGAAATGGCTGTTAACTACCCCGTGACTTTGGTAAATTCGGTGAATCCTTACCGCTTGGAAGGTCAGAAAACCGGGGCTTTTGAAGTGGTGGACGCTTTAGGCGACGCCCCAGACTGGCTGTGCATTCCCGTAGGAAATGCGGGAAACATCACAGCATACTGGATGGGTTTTTGTCAATACCACCAAGCCAAAAAATGTTCGCGCTTGCCGCAGATGATGGGATTTCAAGCCGCCGGGGCTGCACCGTTAGTGACGGGAGAACCGGTGGCGCACCCGGACACCCTGGCGACGGCAATTCGGATTGGGAATCCGGCTAGCTGGAAACAGGCGATCGCAGCTTCCGAAGCCAGCCGCGGCGGTTTTGCCGCAGTCACCGACGCCGAAATTCTCGACGCTTACCGTTTGTTAGCATCGCAGGAAGGGATTTTCTGCGAACCAGCCAGTGCAGCTTCTGTGGCCGGCTTGCTGAAGGTAAAAGACCAAGTTCCGACTGGGGCGACGGTGGTTTGCGTGTTGACTGGTAACGGTTTGAAAGACCCGGATACCGCAATTAATCACAGCAACAATCTGTTTAAAAGCGGTATTGATCCGACTTTGGATGCAGTAGCTGGGGCGATGGGATTTTAA
- a CDS encoding fatty acid desaturase has product MTASIEKPLNLTSASDTSNLRLKDILKTLPREVFAKNPRKAWTKVIVNVLLVAVGYWGIAVSPWFLLPLMWIFTGTGLTGFFVIGHDCGHRSFANRRWVNDLVGHLAFLPLIYPFHAWRHGHNYHHKHTNKIGEDNAWQPMTAEDYAAAPKALQIAYSLIFGRMWWIGSIAHWGKVHFMWWRFKGKQQQEQVRFSVFVVLIGAAIGFPILIATTGIWGFVKFWLMPWLVYHFWMSTFTIVHHTAPDISFKEPEEWDEAQAQLSGTVHCDYPRWVEFLCHDINVHVPHHLSTAIPWYNLRLAHSSLKENWQDHLYETEFSWSLMKRIADNCHLYDPAGGYQTLQEFNAQTK; this is encoded by the coding sequence ATGACAGCATCGATCGAAAAACCACTAAATTTGACATCCGCAAGTGACACTTCCAACCTGCGCCTCAAAGATATTCTCAAAACCCTGCCGCGGGAAGTATTCGCCAAAAACCCCCGCAAAGCTTGGACAAAAGTAATCGTCAACGTTTTGCTAGTTGCGGTCGGTTACTGGGGCATAGCAGTCTCTCCTTGGTTTCTACTACCCCTAATGTGGATTTTCACAGGCACCGGATTAACCGGTTTTTTTGTGATCGGTCACGACTGCGGGCATCGCTCATTTGCTAACCGCCGCTGGGTAAACGATTTAGTCGGACATCTCGCATTTCTGCCGTTAATTTATCCGTTTCACGCATGGCGCCATGGCCACAATTATCACCACAAGCACACCAATAAAATTGGCGAAGATAATGCTTGGCAACCCATGACAGCAGAAGACTACGCTGCTGCTCCCAAGGCTTTACAAATAGCTTATAGTTTAATTTTCGGTCGGATGTGGTGGATCGGCTCGATCGCCCACTGGGGAAAAGTGCACTTTATGTGGTGGCGCTTCAAAGGCAAACAGCAACAAGAACAAGTCCGGTTTTCGGTTTTTGTCGTTTTAATCGGTGCTGCGATCGGATTCCCGATTTTAATTGCAACCACAGGCATTTGGGGATTTGTCAAATTTTGGTTGATGCCCTGGCTGGTTTACCATTTCTGGATGAGCACTTTTACGATCGTTCACCACACAGCACCAGATATTTCCTTTAAAGAACCGGAAGAATGGGACGAAGCCCAAGCGCAACTATCGGGAACAGTTCACTGCGATTATCCCCGCTGGGTAGAGTTTCTGTGCCACGACATTAACGTCCACGTTCCCCACCACCTTTCAACTGCTATTCCCTGGTACAATTTGCGCCTCGCCCACAGCAGCTTAAAGGAAAATTGGCAAGATCATCTCTACGAAACAGAATTTTCTTGGTCTTTAATGAAGCGGATTGCCGACAACTGTCACCTATACGATCCCGCTGGCGGCTATCAGACATTGCAGGAATTTAACGCTCAAACAAAGTAG